A region from the Vicia villosa cultivar HV-30 ecotype Madison, WI linkage group LG3, Vvil1.0, whole genome shotgun sequence genome encodes:
- the LOC131659431 gene encoding uncharacterized protein LOC131659431 has product MNCTDAQKVQFGTHMLEKEAEDWWNNTLQRFDEDGIEVTWDLFRDVFLENYFLEDCRGKKEVEFLELKQGNGTVAAYAAKFQELIKYCPHYNTANAERSKCLKFVNDSRESASLYKSLKGKNQDRGKPYDDKRKQAGFGKKPSWGGSSTPLKCFKCGV; this is encoded by the exons ATGAACTGTACTGATGCTCAAAAAGTGCAGTTTGGTACCCATATGCTAGAAAAGGAAGCTGAAGATTGGTGGAACAACACTCTTCAGAGGTTTGACGAAGATGGCATTGAggttacttgggatcttttccgTGATGTCTTCTTGGAGAACTATTTTCTTGAAGATTGTCGTGGgaagaaagaggtggagttccttgagttaaagcaaggaaatggtactgTTGCTGCTTATGCCGCTAAATTTCaggagcttatcaagtattgtccccACTATAATACTGCTAATGCTGAGAGATCTaaatgtttgaagtttgtgaatg ATAGTAGAGAGAGTGCTTCTCTCTACAAGAGTTTGAAAGGAAAGAATCAGGATCGTGGGAAACCATATGATGACAAGAGGAAACaagctggttttggcaagaagccaagttgGGGAGGAtcttctactccacttaagtgcttTAAATGTGGTGTTTAG